The following DNA comes from Vespula pensylvanica isolate Volc-1 chromosome 5, ASM1446617v1, whole genome shotgun sequence.
tacaaGAAGCGTTAAATAATAGTGGATTGCCtagtaaagagaaaagttcTTCTAAtggtatataatgtataatctTGTCAGTGTGTGCATATGTTAGTAatgtattttgatttttcctttttatacgtatatatacattttttttttttttttcgttattcatTGCAGAAACAATAGACTCGAAAAAAGTAGAAGCAAAAACGACGTACGTTACGTTATTGGATAGAGCACCGGACGGTACCATGAGGTATAAATTTttgatcaaatatttttattacttgtatatatatatatatatacatgtattaatattgtaatcattaatattacaatataatatcattatagttgtacgtatattatatatgattattgtttcagaaaatatttaacaataaagcAGCGATGTATAGGAAATATACGATGGTATGCATGCTCTTTCTGTCacaaagaatttaaaaagcCATCGGATTTAATACGTCATTTAAGAGTGCATACTCAAGAAAAACCATTTAAAGTAAGTTTTTCGTACGTTGAAGTTTTACGCATCAATAAAAttgcaatatataaaaattattacgtcattgatatttctatatttattatatattttagtgtTCTTATTGCTTTCGCTCATTTGCGTTAAAATCAACGATGATTGCACACGAACGTACTCACACCGGTACCAAGAAATATGCTTGTGGTTCGTGCGATAAAACTTTCGCGTGTCATAGTAGTCTTACCACTCATACGaggtaatttatatattgatttatatcattaatacgtaaaaaaaaaaaattgatttaaatcattaatacgtataattgttaataagaaattattattaaataaggaTATTAATAAGGATATTTCACATGTTACAGATTACATACAAAGCCACACAAATGCACTCTATGTGACAAATCGTTTAGTTCTAGCGCTGTTTTAAAAAGTCACATGAAAAGTCATTCAAAAGGAAAATCAAATCTCTCGCCAGAAGCAGAAAGTCTAGTGCCACAAATCGTTTTACAGGAACCGTTAGTTATTAGCGATGCGGGTAATAAGATCAGCGTGGCGCATGTAcaatcaaaacaaaaacatgTTTATGACAGTGCAGATGTTGCAAGACCACACAAATGTTGGGTATGTCATGCGGCATTTAGGAAAATTAGTCATTTAAAGCAACACTATCGTCGGCATACTGGAGAACGTCCTTTCAAATGCACCAAGTGCGATAGAAGATTTACGTCTAATAGCGTTCTTAAGTCACATTTGCATACGCACGATGATGCAAGACCATACAGTTGTACTGTATGTAATACTAAGTTTTCTACTCAGAGCAGTATGAAGAGACATTTGGTGACTCACAGTAACAAAAGACCATTCATGTGTCCTTATTGTCATAAAACATTCAAAACTTCTGTTAATTGCAGAAAACATATGAAGATACATAAACATGAACTTGCACAAAGACAATTAGAACAACagaagaaacaacaacaaattaAGGATGTACCAAAGACATTGAATAAGGATAAGGGAACTATTTTACCAGAGAATATAGCACTGTCAGAGGAAATGGAAGTATCTTTCCAACCACAAATGGCACCTGATTTTGCATTAGCCTTTTCGGatcaatttcaaaatataacggaaaaagaaaaaacgttttTAACAACGGACAGAACACAACCGGttattaattcaaatttatcTACAAATTTGTCTACgatagaaacaaataatttagcGACATCGCAAACTTTACATACCGATGAAACAGCCACTATTACAATTCCTAATTATACAGGGGATCAATCGCTTACGCCTGAAAGTATACGCGAGATAGAAGAAACTTTCAATCAACAACTGTTTAATATTGGAATGAATCTTGGTTTGGGAAGTAATCTCTCAAGACCGATAGATGATGCAAACACAAATACTCTTGAACAAAGGGAACAAcctgtattaaatattatttatgacaataataaaaatttagagTCATCCGCAAATACAATGTTCACATCACAATTTGATTCATTTGATATTAGTCAGATTACGTTACAACCTGATACCGAAATAGACATTGGACTGAATACAGAAAATTCTGCAAATATGGCAAATATTTTAACTAGATCTATACAAGAGAGACAAGAACTAAGCACTATCgctattgaaaataatacaaatgacAATCATATTAAAACACCAAAACAATTAATGATATTAGGTTCCAAACAAACTGGATCTGATGCTTTAAAACTGCCACAGTCTTGTTCGAGATATCCGAAAGTTATAGCTAAAGCGGATACGACAGATACAACGGATATCGAAATTATGAATCTAACGAACAGTGCAGAAAtacaaatgataaatgattgtaataaaaaacatcAAGAAAACATCGTATGTCACGAGCATGGAAATAATACTTTACATTTAAAGTAAAttgcattaattaatattacttgtacaataattatgttttcgatgaataataattttttttcttttttttttttttcagatgcGATTTAAACaacgaaaattttcaagatacGCTACAATTAAATGCTCATTCAAAATTACATTCCCCGTCGAACATCATTTACGCGGATATTAATGGATGCAGCATTCAATGTGACTCTTTACTTCAGTGTCATATATGCAGTGAACAAGGCTTTACTACAGAAGAATTAAAGgtagaaaatattgtattaattatgaCTAATTAGTACGAGTATTTGtcataaaacaaattaataacaagTATGATAATTTGTATCATCAGGAACATTTACAAACTCACCGTGGAACGAAAGGCTTCCAATGTACAGAATGTTCTCTTAAATTTTGTACTAGTGGTGGACTTAGCAGacatttaaaattacataaaaataaagagtaaGTATCTATTTCACAATGTCATCATTATTAAAGaacgtataataaattgtattctattgaaatttatttatcgacttttttaaataatatagacaATGGAAGTGTACAATCTGTCAACAAGTTTTTGTTAGCAAAGTCCAATTGAGATCTCATAATAAAATGCatgataataatcttaatGCAAGCTCGTTAGAATCAGACAAATcgcagaaagaaaatatttct
Coding sequences within:
- the LOC122629702 gene encoding zinc finger protein 236-like isoform X4, whose amino-acid sequence is MLTEQIVVSESSTGDTLPLGFITAEDGRTLLAVAEHEDGILAIMSTPVAFMQQNNIISPSLVKTIDGNMIVHPPIFQISIEGIAGIQQGAILPIQTLEAVPTVMEDVPSCVQSIVPTSTDLAINNKEQSFSPEFHTTQFPVQKNNTKRNPGRPRKNEVILSHSIDDMKCNVCGQDFDKQSLYRKHMDQHAEEKPHRCPKCSASFNIPTNFTLHMATHNTGEPKCPECGRKFARMASLKSHMMLHVKEENLFCTECEDAFPTKAQLDAHLKLHGEKSLTEEVRKCKLCNKQFVQPALYRLHIREHYKLRTKIVKQTKKGTKHKIMYKCTICLKSFQKPSQLMRHIRVHTGEKPFKCTVCSRAFTQKGSLQIHMWQHDGIRPHICTLCNARFSQKGNLNAHILRVHSAPEGESIYGCTYCPCIFKKLGSLNGHMKRMHSNLAEETTSKCESSTEADMRATVDSVISQLASLESGIANVANSTQSGATTENRNDILQEALNNSGLPSKEKSSSNETIDSKKVEAKTTYVTLLDRAPDGTMRKYLTIKQRCIGNIRWYACSFCHKEFKKPSDLIRHLRVHTQEKPFKCSYCFRSFALKSTMIAHERTHTGTKKYACGSCDKTFACHSSLTTHTRLHTKPHKCTLCDKSFSSSAVLKSHMKSHSKGKSNLSPEAESLVPQIVLQEPLVISDAGNKISVAHVQSKQKHVYDSADVARPHKCWVCHAAFRKISHLKQHYRRHTGERPFKCTKCDRRFTSNSVLKSHLHTHDDARPYSCTVCNTKFSTQSSMKRHLVTHSNKRPFMCPYCHKTFKTSVNCRKHMKIHKHELAQRQLEQQKKQQQIKDVPKTLNKDKGTILPENIALSEEMEVSFQPQMAPDFALAFSDQFQNITEKEKTFLTTDRTQPVINSNLSTNLSTIETNNLATSQTLHTDETATITIPNYTGDQSLTPESIREIEETFNQQLFNIGMNLGLGSNLSRPIDDANTNTLEQREQPVLNIIYDNNKNLESSANTMFTSQFDSFDISQITLQPDTEIDIGLNTENSANMANILTRSIQERQELSTIAIENNTNDNHIKTPKQLMILGSKQTGSDALKLPQSCSRYPKVIAKADTTDTTDIEIMNLTNSAEIQMINDCNKKHQENIVCHEHGNNTLHLKCDLNNENFQDTLQLNAHSKLHSPSNIIYADINGCSIQCDSLLQCHICSEQGFTTEELKEHLQTHRGTKGFQCTECSLKFCTSGGLSRHLKLHKNKEQWKCTICQQVFVSKVQLRSHNKMHDNNLNASSLESDKSQKENISINKSLSIDSTSNNKISFDSKTLSNNSIKLDEKISLDDKMGTDSSVSEKVLLDTVAEKKIMDQIDCRKKRNKTVYQ